A genomic window from Montipora capricornis isolate CH-2021 chromosome 8, ASM3666992v2, whole genome shotgun sequence includes:
- the LOC138014079 gene encoding uncharacterized protein: MTLYQRHTKRLTRFQIRHLRQIQGIRWQDRVPDVEVLTRAETPSVQALITASQLRWAGHVRRMPDSRLPKAVLYGELSEGKRKQGGQKLRVKEVPKRHMKSANVKSETWEQDALDRRF, from the coding sequence ATGACCCTCTATCAACGCCACACCAAAAGGCTGACCAGATTCCAGATCCGCCACCTGCGCCAGATACAAGGGATACGATGGCAAGATCGAGTACCTGATGTTGAAGTCCTCACAAGAGCAGAGACACCAAGCGTCCAAGCTCTCATTACAGCGTCACAACTTCGCTGGGCTGGACATGTACGGCGAATGCCAGACTCAAGGCTGCCAAAGGCAGTACTCTATGGCGAGCTCAGTGAAGGGAAGAGAAAGCAAGGTGGACAGAAGCTACGCGTCAAGGAAGTGCCGAAGCGGCACATGAAAAGTGCAAATGTCAAGTCTGAAACTTGGGAGCAAGATGCTTTGGACAGACGATTCTGA